The Paramisgurnus dabryanus chromosome 3, PD_genome_1.1, whole genome shotgun sequence genome includes a window with the following:
- the LOC135733877 gene encoding G2/M phase-specific E3 ubiquitin-protein ligase, translated as MKAIHQSSIFEGPETDKTLALDSQALEGKLYTQIARMISVCAIHGGVAPNFFSERLFNQVCDKPTARATLDEVSDVTFKEKLLKIKEARTVEDAKAAIEEAEDSLAIVGSCRIITTLKQRDALVQSAVNFFVEGRLNVALQQFVEGFTTLGLLKEMRAHPDLFHSMFVKDVRPLKASDLSTLFQVSFSASGTHKRELENQNACYWRDWLIDVEEGECAPLTLENVLEFASGASTIPPCGFFPQPTIEVFPEELGKIFPEANTCVLVLKLPVHKDYDSFKAQMCNAVLWAPTFGLV; from the exons CCTTAGAAGGAAAACTATACACACAGATAGCACGGATGATATCTGTGTGTGCAATACATGGAGGTGTGGCACCAAATTTCTTCTCGGAGAGGTTGTTTAATCAGGTGTGTGATAAACCCACTGCCCGTGCAACATTGGATGAAGTGAGTGATGTCACATTCAAAGAAAAACTACTAAAA ATTAAAGAAGCAAGAACTGTTGaagatgcaaaagctgcaatAGAGGAGGCAGAGGACAGCCTGGCTATTGTTGGGTCTTGCAGAATCATCACAACACTGAAGCAGAGGGATGCCCTTGTGCAATCTGCTGTCAATTTCTTTGTTGAGGGCAGATTAAATGTTGCATTGCAACA GTTTGTGGAGGGCTTCACCACACTTGGACTCCTCAAAGAGATGAGAGCACACCCAGATCTGTTCCATAGCATGTTTGTGAAGGATGTGAGGCCTTTGAAGGCTAGCGACCTCTCAACACTTTTCCAAGTCAGCTTTTCAGCATCAGGGACACACAAAAGAGAGCTAGAAAACCAGAACGCATGCTACTGGCGAGACTGGCTAATTGATGTTGAAG AAGGAGAATGTGCGCCACTAACTTTGGAGAATGTGCTCGAGTTCGCATCTGGGGCTTCCACGATACCTCCCTGCGGTTTTTTCCCTCAGCCCACAATTGAAGTCTTTCCAGAAGAACTTGGCAAAATATTTCCTGAAGCAAATACGTGTGTCCTTGTTCTAAAATTACCGGTTCACAAAGACTATGATTCTTTTAAAGCACAAATGTGCAATGCTGTGCTTTGGGCACCAACATTTGGATTAGTTTaa